The Zobellia alginiliquefaciens genome contains a region encoding:
- a CDS encoding GreA/GreB family elongation factor, translating into MKYGSLVIEKNDYTVLKKYLNSNLYLVDYIHQDALETLDKNLKSALVLSSEDMPNDIVRIESTVTMSSISNVDYTFQLVLLQDEDSPNQKISVTSTMGASVIGRSEDDIINYGPPADRISLRIRKVGGVEAEGVEV; encoded by the coding sequence ATGAAGTATGGTAGTCTGGTTATAGAAAAGAATGATTATACGGTACTGAAAAAGTACCTAAATTCTAATTTGTACCTAGTAGACTATATACATCAAGACGCACTTGAAACCTTAGATAAAAATTTAAAGAGCGCATTGGTTTTAAGTTCTGAAGATATGCCAAATGATATCGTTAGAATTGAGTCTACGGTAACGATGTCCAGCATATCCAATGTTGACTATACTTTTCAACTGGTTTTATTACAAGATGAAGATTCTCCGAATCAAAAAATATCGGTTACAAGTACCATGGGTGCTTCTGTAATTGGTCGCTCAGAAGATGATATTATTAATTATGGGCCTCCCGCAGATCGTATTTCTTTAAGAATAAGAAAGGTAGGCGGAGTAGAAGCGGAGGGAGTAGAAGTGTAA
- a CDS encoding Glu/Leu/Phe/Val family dehydrogenase, protein MIVKTPEQKTAVKQGMLSNVMRQFDNAADIIGLNSNIRKILEVTNNELVVHFPVRMDDGKVEIFTGYRVQHNNSLGPYKGGLRYHPTVDIDAARALAMWMTWKTSLAGLPYGGAKGGIQLDPTKYSNEELQRITRRFTYALGDNIGPELDIPAPDVNTNPQTMAWILDTYMSTKSPAERSTNMHVVTGKPIGAGGSQGRDRATGYGVFLNIKFWAEHKNIELKDKRFIVQGFGNVGFWAAYFLEKEGASMVAVQDAYGSIINEEGISVDDLLAYTKANKGSIMGFSGAETLENADFFGLDCDICIPAALGNVITATNASKIKAYLIAEGANGPTDVEAEEILLKRGVTILPDILCNSGGVIGSYFEWLQNRNGEIWQLNEVLEKLEKKLRESFTKVVETSVKREIDMRTAAFIIAIERLEETYVQRGIFP, encoded by the coding sequence ATGATTGTAAAAACTCCTGAGCAGAAAACGGCTGTAAAGCAAGGCATGCTCTCCAACGTCATGCGACAATTTGATAATGCCGCGGACATCATTGGTTTAAACTCTAATATCAGAAAGATATTAGAAGTCACCAATAATGAATTGGTCGTTCATTTTCCTGTGAGGATGGATGATGGCAAAGTTGAAATATTTACGGGCTATAGAGTACAGCATAACAATTCTTTGGGCCCCTATAAAGGTGGTTTGCGTTATCACCCAACGGTAGATATAGATGCGGCTAGGGCTTTGGCCATGTGGATGACTTGGAAAACTTCTTTGGCAGGTTTGCCTTATGGCGGTGCTAAAGGAGGTATTCAGTTAGACCCAACAAAATATTCAAACGAGGAATTGCAGCGTATTACCAGAAGGTTTACCTATGCATTGGGCGACAATATTGGTCCTGAGTTGGATATTCCCGCTCCGGATGTAAATACCAACCCGCAGACTATGGCTTGGATTTTGGATACGTATATGTCTACAAAATCTCCGGCAGAAAGGTCAACTAACATGCATGTGGTAACCGGAAAACCTATTGGCGCCGGTGGCTCACAAGGTCGTGATAGGGCAACGGGCTACGGTGTTTTTCTGAATATTAAATTTTGGGCAGAACACAAGAATATAGAGTTAAAGGATAAACGCTTTATTGTCCAAGGTTTTGGTAATGTGGGCTTTTGGGCAGCTTACTTTCTTGAGAAAGAAGGGGCCTCAATGGTTGCCGTTCAAGATGCTTACGGTAGTATCATAAATGAAGAAGGTATTTCCGTAGATGATCTATTGGCGTATACTAAGGCTAATAAAGGCAGTATCATGGGCTTTTCCGGAGCGGAAACCTTAGAGAATGCGGATTTTTTCGGTTTGGATTGTGATATATGTATTCCTGCAGCCTTGGGTAACGTAATTACTGCGACTAATGCTTCAAAAATAAAAGCATATTTAATTGCAGAAGGTGCAAATGGACCAACAGATGTTGAAGCGGAAGAAATTTTGTTAAAACGAGGCGTTACCATCTTACCGGATATTCTTTGCAATTCCGGAGGGGTAATAGGAAGTTATTTTGAATGGCTTCAGAACCGTAACGGTGAGATTTGGCAGTTAAATGAAGTTTTGGAAAAACTGGAAAAAAAGCTTAGGGAATCGTTCACTAAGGTAGTGGAAACTTCGGTTAAAAGAGAGATTGATATGAGAACCGCCGCGTTTATCATTGCAATTGAAAGACTTGAAGAAACGTATGTACAAAGAGGAATTTTTCCATAA
- a CDS encoding GreA/GreB family elongation factor, whose protein sequence is MKYGGLVIEKKEYVLLKRFMNLSGYYKDKTLRKSVEKLVGELESAQIHDEADMPEDVIRFNSTITITSENGWTKKFKLVLPTESDVYNSKISILTPMGAAVIGYAQGDSLIWDFPAGEQRMRIELVEQEHKYIDIDSI, encoded by the coding sequence ATGAAATACGGTGGCTTGGTTATAGAAAAGAAAGAATATGTGTTGTTGAAGAGATTCATGAACCTTTCAGGCTATTATAAGGATAAAACTTTACGTAAATCAGTAGAGAAATTGGTGGGTGAGTTGGAATCGGCTCAAATACACGATGAGGCGGATATGCCCGAAGATGTAATCCGGTTCAATTCTACTATTACTATTACCTCCGAAAATGGGTGGACAAAGAAGTTTAAACTGGTACTTCCCACGGAAAGCGATGTATACAATAGTAAAATATCCATCTTAACTCCAATGGGAGCTGCTGTAATTGGTTATGCTCAAGGCGATTCTTTAATATGGGATTTCCCTGCGGGAGAGCAACGTATGCGCATAGAACTTGTAGAACAAGAACATAAGTATATAGATATAGATAGTATCTAA
- a CDS encoding lactonase family protein, with protein MDNAEQEIENSNLKLLVGTHASGDEQGIYQLDFNAETGELSNSEHLVKEDNSGYLYLSKDGKRVYSSNGTKPGSVSAFEWNEDGTQLTKTSNFSSEGDGACYIELSPKEDLLAAANYGSGGIVMYPVDEKGNIIDQPDAKQHVGTGPHKNQKSAHAHCVKFSKAGDFLYAVDLGIDKILAYPIDSDDKLGKVHIALQLDPGDGPRHLIFHPTKNRVYIINELGSSVVSANVDTETGTFTRIDKKSTLPEDYDGDNACADIHLSNDGKFLYASNRGHNSIATFSVSDTGQLNLLGTESVQGDWPRNFSLSPDNNFLLVANRKTGNITVFKRDASSGLLSFTGHEAKLPQPVCLKFR; from the coding sequence ATGGACAATGCTGAACAAGAGATTGAAAATTCAAATTTAAAACTACTCGTCGGGACGCATGCAAGCGGTGACGAACAAGGTATATATCAATTAGACTTTAATGCTGAGACCGGAGAGTTATCAAATTCAGAGCATTTGGTGAAAGAAGACAATTCTGGGTATTTATACCTCTCCAAAGATGGCAAGCGCGTATATTCTTCCAACGGAACAAAACCGGGAAGTGTATCGGCATTTGAGTGGAACGAAGACGGAACTCAATTAACCAAAACCTCAAATTTTTCCAGTGAAGGCGATGGTGCTTGTTACATTGAGTTAAGTCCTAAGGAAGATCTTCTTGCCGCTGCCAATTATGGTTCAGGAGGTATTGTTATGTACCCTGTTGATGAAAAAGGAAATATCATAGACCAACCAGATGCCAAACAACATGTTGGCACAGGACCTCATAAAAATCAGAAATCGGCGCATGCGCACTGTGTAAAATTCAGTAAAGCAGGTGACTTTTTATATGCCGTAGATTTAGGAATCGATAAAATACTCGCCTACCCCATTGATAGTGATGATAAGCTAGGAAAGGTGCATATAGCCTTACAATTGGATCCTGGGGATGGTCCACGTCATCTTATTTTTCATCCAACAAAAAACAGGGTGTACATAATTAATGAATTAGGAAGTTCCGTAGTTTCTGCCAATGTGGATACCGAAACGGGAACTTTTACCAGAATTGATAAGAAAAGTACTTTACCGGAAGATTACGATGGAGATAACGCCTGTGCCGATATTCACTTGAGCAATGATGGTAAATTTCTATATGCAAGTAATAGAGGCCATAACAGTATAGCAACCTTTTCCGTATCCGATACAGGACAGTTGAATTTACTGGGGACCGAGTCCGTTCAGGGTGATTGGCCTAGAAACTTCTCACTATCACCGGATAATAATTTTCTGCTCGTAGCGAACAGAAAAACGGGAAATATAACTGTATTTAAAAGAGATGCAAGCTCTGGACTATTGTCCTTTACGGGTCATGAAGCAAAATTGCCTCAGCCTGTGTGTTTAAAATTTAGATAG
- a CDS encoding cellulase N-terminal Ig-like domain-containing protein, with protein MKKIVLAALILASMYCNAQETNETRKFEPYVNQLGYNLNESKRFVCYGAEDGTSFKITNTGTSKVVFEGEILNNEGWFSDFNPDGITDEFIITVDGHGSSVPFLVADHLLETTSSKLAYDFFVDARGFSDLNTYDMAAVYGGGPTRDGGAYGLETIFEILQYASNPALFDNWKSELGDKKVADLIELILWHAEFAYKYVDYNGPVKKRHGTLGYQGQPRMTYDYWNTLDQLAAVCAAYHTFLKPHLDEETYQKYRKACLDNWEAYDRHKVVRFWTYSTKWVDQGFQEFNEMGNAYGQSVFRNLLMYECERHEKDGSPEKFLKWAQAGASDIIKNWDFENPRHMWWIRNAEHITPQALSFFLLLAPEKAPKETKEKLEAWALHMKQKTNNFWKYRMHSETEWAHPKTKELGGAPALGGSMFAIAYLLEDPELRALGWAQTDFVFGVNPVGTHLSNKSDDRVKIGGYWPGVEKGWPQSHPHGYGELGKVRGTLDGSPLDSQFPIAETVEAIEGKNEGRVFGKNAYATEGWGISNRGWQATLTFSTLGSHSLKILDSESTTEISEVKPGQTVNILLKAALNVDRNTKDKGWVLLKTGEQTEKIALTETGINTGIFTTKFKIPKNTDVNILELSYGFLGFEQSLTLNVQH; from the coding sequence ATGAAAAAAATAGTATTGGCAGCCTTAATATTGGCTTCTATGTATTGCAATGCCCAGGAAACAAATGAAACCAGAAAGTTTGAACCCTATGTCAATCAATTAGGCTATAACCTAAACGAATCAAAACGCTTTGTTTGCTATGGGGCCGAAGATGGTACTTCTTTTAAAATTACAAACACCGGCACTTCAAAAGTTGTTTTTGAAGGAGAAATACTGAACAACGAAGGTTGGTTTTCAGATTTTAATCCGGACGGAATTACCGATGAATTTATAATTACGGTTGATGGCCATGGCAGTTCGGTTCCATTTTTAGTAGCCGATCACCTTCTGGAAACAACATCCTCAAAATTAGCCTATGACTTTTTTGTAGATGCCAGAGGATTTTCAGATTTAAACACCTATGATATGGCTGCGGTCTACGGTGGAGGACCTACGCGTGATGGTGGTGCTTACGGATTAGAAACTATTTTTGAAATTCTACAATATGCCAGTAACCCTGCGCTTTTTGACAACTGGAAATCTGAATTGGGCGATAAAAAAGTAGCCGACCTCATTGAACTGATTCTTTGGCATGCCGAATTTGCGTACAAGTATGTAGATTATAACGGTCCCGTAAAAAAACGCCATGGTACTTTAGGCTACCAAGGACAACCCAGAATGACCTATGATTATTGGAATACTTTAGATCAACTGGCTGCAGTTTGCGCTGCATACCATACTTTTCTAAAACCGCATCTAGACGAAGAAACCTATCAAAAATATCGAAAAGCCTGCTTGGACAACTGGGAAGCCTATGACCGGCATAAGGTGGTCCGGTTTTGGACGTATAGTACCAAATGGGTAGACCAAGGTTTTCAGGAATTCAATGAAATGGGCAATGCCTACGGGCAATCGGTTTTTCGTAATCTTTTAATGTATGAATGTGAAAGACATGAAAAAGATGGTTCACCGGAAAAATTTCTAAAATGGGCACAAGCCGGTGCATCGGATATTATAAAGAATTGGGATTTTGAAAATCCCAGACATATGTGGTGGATTAGAAATGCAGAACATATTACCCCACAAGCATTATCTTTCTTTTTATTATTGGCGCCTGAAAAAGCACCAAAAGAGACCAAAGAAAAACTGGAAGCCTGGGCACTTCACATGAAACAAAAAACCAATAATTTCTGGAAATATCGCATGCATAGCGAAACCGAATGGGCTCACCCAAAAACCAAAGAATTGGGAGGTGCACCTGCTCTTGGCGGATCTATGTTCGCTATAGCCTACCTATTGGAAGACCCTGAGCTACGAGCATTAGGATGGGCACAAACTGATTTTGTTTTTGGTGTAAACCCTGTTGGCACCCACCTGAGCAACAAAAGTGATGACCGAGTGAAAATTGGTGGTTATTGGCCAGGGGTTGAAAAAGGATGGCCACAATCCCATCCGCATGGGTATGGGGAATTGGGCAAAGTAAGAGGAACTTTAGATGGTTCTCCATTGGATAGTCAATTTCCTATAGCCGAAACCGTGGAAGCGATTGAAGGTAAAAATGAAGGTCGGGTTTTTGGTAAAAATGCCTACGCAACAGAAGGTTGGGGCATCTCCAACCGTGGATGGCAAGCTACGCTAACCTTTTCTACTTTGGGCAGTCATAGTCTAAAAATTCTTGATTCTGAAAGTACAACAGAAATTAGCGAGGTAAAACCCGGTCAGACGGTGAATATCCTGTTAAAAGCAGCTCTTAATGTGGACAGAAACACTAAAGATAAAGGCTGGGTTCTATTAAAAACAGGGGAACAAACTGAAAAAATAGCGCTTACCGAAACAGGTATAAACACTGGAATCTTTACTACCAAGTTTAAAATTCCCAAAAATACAGATGTAAATATTTTAGAACTATCTTACGGGTTCTTAGGATTTGAACAATCTTTGACCCTGAACGTACAGCACTAA
- a CDS encoding sulfatase family protein yields MKLNKFFFLVASLLPLLSIAQEKKPNIVWIFSDDHSYQTIGAYGGKLQTLNPTPNIDKLAAQGMRFDKAYVENSICAPSRATLLTGKMSHLHKKLDNTKKTIFDHDQQQFQKILRQNGYQTAMIGKIHLPGKMQGFDYWEVLPGQGKYYNPDFITEEGNTNYKGEYVTDVITDRALNWLENERDQDKPFMMMVHHKAPHRNWDPAERYMNKYEDVEIPEPDNFFDDYATRTTAAHKQEMDIATSMNTHIDLKAEGDRYANDPRYKQRFEKFKADNLKGKDLVKWKYQTYIKDYLRCIWSVDESVGEIMASLKAQGLDENTIVIYSSDQGFYMGEHGWFDKRFMYEESFRTPLIVKWPGTVKPGSVNTELVQNIDFAETFLDLADAPIPNDMQGKSVVPLLKGKAPKNWRKSMYYHYYEYPGAHAVRRHEGVANKRYKLIRFYGEDVPNGEEWEFYDLKNDPSEMNNMYGTSATEKKVAEMKKELNELRTQYAVTQ; encoded by the coding sequence ATGAAACTCAACAAATTCTTCTTTTTAGTGGCTTCACTACTTCCACTACTCTCAATCGCACAAGAAAAGAAACCTAATATTGTTTGGATTTTTTCCGATGACCATTCCTATCAAACTATTGGTGCGTATGGCGGTAAACTTCAAACTTTAAACCCTACCCCAAACATTGATAAATTGGCTGCCCAGGGAATGCGATTTGATAAAGCTTATGTTGAAAATTCTATATGTGCCCCTAGTAGAGCCACTTTATTGACGGGAAAAATGAGCCACCTCCATAAAAAACTGGACAACACCAAGAAAACCATTTTTGACCACGATCAACAACAGTTTCAGAAAATCCTTCGTCAGAACGGTTATCAAACGGCTATGATCGGAAAGATACACCTGCCAGGTAAAATGCAAGGTTTTGATTATTGGGAGGTGTTACCGGGACAAGGAAAATACTACAATCCCGATTTTATCACCGAAGAAGGTAATACCAATTACAAAGGTGAATATGTAACGGATGTTATTACAGACCGAGCCCTTAACTGGCTTGAAAACGAGCGTGATCAGGACAAACCGTTTATGATGATGGTACACCATAAAGCACCACATCGTAATTGGGACCCTGCGGAGCGCTATATGAACAAATATGAAGACGTAGAAATTCCCGAGCCGGACAACTTTTTTGATGATTATGCTACACGTACTACAGCGGCCCATAAACAAGAAATGGATATTGCCACAAGCATGAATACCCATATTGATTTAAAAGCCGAAGGTGACCGCTACGCGAACGACCCAAGGTACAAACAGCGTTTTGAAAAGTTCAAAGCGGATAACCTTAAAGGCAAAGACCTTGTTAAATGGAAATATCAAACCTACATTAAAGACTATTTACGTTGCATTTGGTCCGTAGACGAAAGTGTGGGCGAAATAATGGCTTCGTTGAAAGCGCAAGGGCTTGATGAAAATACCATCGTAATCTATTCTTCTGATCAGGGTTTTTATATGGGTGAACACGGCTGGTTCGATAAACGTTTTATGTATGAAGAATCTTTCCGTACACCCCTTATCGTAAAATGGCCCGGTACCGTTAAACCGGGAAGCGTCAATACCGAATTGGTTCAGAATATAGATTTTGCAGAAACCTTTCTTGATCTTGCCGATGCCCCTATTCCAAATGATATGCAAGGTAAAAGTGTAGTACCGCTTCTAAAGGGAAAAGCCCCTAAAAACTGGCGAAAATCTATGTACTACCATTACTATGAATACCCTGGAGCACATGCGGTACGTCGTCATGAAGGGGTTGCAAATAAACGCTACAAACTCATTCGGTTTTATGGCGAGGATGTTCCTAACGGGGAAGAGTGGGAGTTTTATGACTTAAAAAATGACCCTTCGGAAATGAACAATATGTATGGTACTTCGGCCACCGAAAAAAAGGTTGCTGAAATGAAAAAAGAACTTAACGAGCTGCGTACTCAATATGCGGTTACCCAATAA
- a CDS encoding sulfatase family protein: protein MKYSSIFLVLIALLPINPCFGQNQNNRPPNVVLVFIDDEGYGDVGVYGATGFETPNIDHLAAKGTRFTNYYAAQPVCSASRAGLLTGCYPNRIGFSGALFPKHDIGLNKDELTIAEMFKKQDYKTACFGKWHLGWQKAFLPLQHGFDEFVGLPYSNDMWPQDNVTGENLSDKMNRANFPDLPLIEGNKATSYIKNLQDQDQLTTIYTEKAVDFINRNADEPFFLYVPHTMAHIPLGVSDKFRGKSEQGLYGDAMMEIDWSVGEIDKALKTNGIADNTIFIFTTDNGPWLNFGNHAGSSGGLREGKTTSWEGGQRVPFIIRWPGNTPEGTVTHKLACAVDLLPTFAAITNGKLSNHKIDGVDISSLWKGKFSETPRNTILYYHGKNNLNGVRKGNWKLVLPHTYASYNTEPGNNGNGGRRIKTVVEEPELYDMMRDPGERFNVIAYYPEKVKELMLEVNKARKELGDLNVGIEKGTENREIGKL from the coding sequence ATGAAATACTCGTCTATTTTTCTCGTTTTAATCGCCCTACTCCCTATCAATCCCTGCTTTGGACAAAATCAAAATAATCGCCCACCTAACGTAGTTCTCGTTTTTATTGATGACGAAGGCTATGGGGATGTTGGTGTGTATGGTGCCACGGGTTTTGAAACCCCAAATATTGACCATCTGGCCGCTAAAGGCACACGATTTACCAATTATTATGCCGCGCAACCGGTTTGCAGCGCATCGCGAGCAGGTCTTTTAACCGGTTGTTACCCCAATAGAATAGGGTTTTCAGGTGCACTTTTCCCAAAACATGACATTGGACTGAACAAAGACGAACTTACCATTGCAGAAATGTTCAAAAAGCAAGACTATAAAACGGCATGTTTTGGGAAATGGCATTTGGGCTGGCAAAAAGCATTCTTACCTCTACAACATGGGTTTGACGAATTTGTTGGCCTGCCCTACTCTAATGACATGTGGCCACAAGATAATGTTACCGGTGAAAATCTTTCCGATAAGATGAACAGAGCTAACTTTCCGGACCTACCTTTAATTGAAGGAAACAAAGCTACATCCTACATCAAGAATTTACAGGATCAAGACCAACTAACTACGATCTACACTGAAAAAGCTGTCGACTTTATAAATCGAAATGCAGACGAGCCCTTTTTTCTATATGTACCGCACACCATGGCCCATATACCGCTGGGCGTTTCGGATAAGTTTAGGGGAAAAAGCGAGCAAGGACTTTACGGCGATGCGATGATGGAAATTGATTGGTCCGTTGGTGAAATCGATAAGGCCCTTAAAACAAACGGAATTGCCGATAATACCATCTTTATTTTTACCACGGATAATGGGCCTTGGCTAAATTTCGGAAATCATGCTGGGTCTTCCGGTGGTTTACGCGAGGGGAAAACCACCAGTTGGGAAGGCGGACAACGTGTGCCCTTTATCATTCGGTGGCCAGGCAATACTCCAGAAGGAACGGTTACGCACAAATTGGCCTGTGCCGTAGATTTACTTCCTACGTTCGCGGCCATTACAAACGGAAAATTATCCAACCATAAAATAGATGGCGTAGATATTTCATCTCTCTGGAAAGGAAAATTTTCCGAAACGCCCCGTAACACCATATTATATTATCACGGGAAGAACAACCTAAACGGAGTACGAAAAGGCAATTGGAAACTGGTATTGCCCCATACTTACGCCAGCTATAACACAGAACCCGGTAATAACGGTAATGGTGGTAGACGCATAAAAACGGTTGTTGAGGAACCTGAACTTTACGACATGATGCGTGACCCAGGCGAAAGGTTCAACGTAATTGCTTATTACCCAGAAAAAGTAAAAGAACTGATGCTTGAGGTCAATAAAGCTAGAAAAGAACTTGGCGACCTTAACGTTGGTATCGAAAAAGGTACCGAGAACCGAGAAATCGGGAAACTATAA
- a CDS encoding glycoside hydrolase family 117 protein: protein MQLKPLYKHYFLSFLLAGSFIACSDSKSEKAPAASEETASTEHQVFPHKLPAEKPDMPLSAAAERMFDYPAPRVQDNELFSQFKYTRLKGFDYNGGDGTVSRRDPSRPILVDGKYYMYYTKRDTKVPPIGWNRAKEATDEIPSTDWDLCDIWYATSEDGNSWKEEGIAIKRPEKPNPGWRSVATPDILIWKGKYYLYYQAFNEPSGLRGDWCPVSVSYADSPAGPWTHGGDSVIPFGKKGEWDQDATHDPQPIVYKGKIHLYYKAAYNKWPDIRDKYAVGHGLAIAEDPLGPFEKHPLNPVMTSGHETTYFPFKEGVATLAIKDGNERYTMQYAKDGVNFEIASVVSLAPTAAAPFAADAFTDSGNGRGVTWGLSHFTNAGRSSKKAYSIMARFDCDLSLDVDIPSYKKTGVYHDPEVYFAQKPNENRNPEGR from the coding sequence ATGCAGCTCAAACCTCTGTACAAACACTATTTTTTGAGTTTTTTACTGGCGGGTTCTTTCATTGCCTGTTCAGATTCTAAATCAGAAAAAGCTCCTGCCGCTTCCGAAGAAACCGCTTCAACGGAACATCAAGTATTTCCACATAAACTACCTGCGGAAAAACCCGATATGCCATTGAGTGCTGCAGCCGAACGTATGTTTGATTATCCAGCTCCAAGAGTACAGGACAACGAACTTTTTTCTCAATTTAAATACACACGTTTAAAAGGTTTTGACTACAATGGCGGTGATGGAACCGTATCGCGTCGTGACCCTTCAAGACCCATTTTGGTAGATGGCAAATACTACATGTACTACACCAAAAGGGACACCAAAGTGCCACCTATTGGTTGGAACCGTGCTAAAGAGGCTACAGATGAAATTCCCTCTACGGATTGGGACCTTTGCGATATTTGGTATGCTACGAGTGAAGACGGAAACTCATGGAAAGAAGAAGGTATCGCTATTAAAAGACCTGAAAAACCAAATCCTGGTTGGCGCTCGGTTGCTACTCCCGATATTTTAATTTGGAAAGGAAAATACTACCTCTACTACCAAGCCTTTAACGAGCCAAGTGGATTGAGAGGTGACTGGTGCCCGGTTTCCGTATCGTATGCCGATTCACCTGCCGGTCCATGGACACATGGAGGAGATTCTGTAATTCCTTTTGGAAAGAAAGGGGAATGGGATCAGGATGCCACACACGATCCACAGCCCATAGTTTACAAGGGAAAAATTCACCTGTATTACAAAGCCGCCTATAATAAGTGGCCGGACATTCGTGATAAGTATGCCGTAGGTCATGGTCTTGCCATTGCCGAAGATCCCCTTGGTCCATTTGAAAAACACCCTTTAAACCCAGTTATGACTTCCGGACACGAGACCACTTATTTCCCGTTTAAGGAAGGTGTAGCCACATTGGCCATAAAAGATGGTAATGAAAGATACACCATGCAATATGCCAAAGATGGTGTCAATTTTGAAATTGCTTCGGTTGTGTCCCTAGCACCTACGGCAGCAGCTCCTTTTGCTGCGGATGCTTTTACCGATTCGGGTAACGGAAGAGGAGTTACTTGGGGACTTAGTCATTTCACAAATGCGGGCAGGAGCTCTAAAAAAGCATATTCCATTATGGCGCGTTTTGATTGTGACCTGAGTTTAGATGTTGATATTCCCTCTTATAAAAAAACAGGAGTGTATCATGACCCTGAAGTTTATTTTGCACAAAAACCTAATGAAAATAGAAATCCCGAAGGACGATAA